Proteins encoded by one window of Epinephelus moara isolate mb chromosome 18, YSFRI_EMoa_1.0, whole genome shotgun sequence:
- the LOC126405750 gene encoding MAGUK p55 subfamily member 2-like codes for MPVASTRTEPVPQVLDAMSDSTNSSTTANDLDLIYLKGIMESPLEQEESLKEPRPSPVRENNVELLQEILRDLDPFTHHSDTAAELTRILTQPHFQSLLETHDSVASQACDSPPPSPCDFVDHEQEDSHTNNLHLPPDAIRMVGIRKVAGEHLGVTFKVEGGELIIARILHGGMIDQQGLLHVGDIIKEVNGREVGQDARVLQEELQAASGSVVLKILPSYHEAIPPRQVFFKCHYSYDPANDNLIPCKEAGLRFETGDILQIVNQDDINWWQARHVEGGSAGLIPSQLLEEKRKAFVKRDVELAPAGNLCTGVGGKKKKKMMYVTTKNAEFDRHEILLYEEVAKVPPFKRKTLILIGAQGVGRRRLKNKLLLRDPLLFGTTIPYTSRKPKKEDRENRMYAFTSRSKMETDIKNGRYLEHGEYDGNLYGIKIDSIHEVVEAGRVCILDANPQSLKVLRTSEFLPYVVFLQSPEFEVLKAMNHSAVEAGVVPKTLTDEELQRTCDESTKIQAAYDHYFDLSIINDNLDETYRTVKAALETVSKNPQWVPVTWVF; via the exons ATGCCTGTGGCCTCCACCAGGACAGAGCCTG TGCCCCAGGTGTTGGACGCAATGAGCGACAGCACCAACAGCTCCACCACGGCCAATGACCTGGACCTCATCTACCTCAAAGGCATCATGGAGAGCCCTCTG GAGCAAGAGGAGAGCCTGAAGGAGCCACGTCCGTCACCAGTGAGGGAGAACAATGTGGAGCTCCTGCAGGAGATCCTCAGAGACCTGGACCCCTTCACACATCACTCTGACACTGCAGCTGAGCTCACCCGCATTCTCACACAGCCACACTTCCAG tcTCTACTGGAGACTCATGATTCAGTGGCGTCCCAGGCATGTGATAGCCCACCTCCCAGCCCATGTGATTTTGTGGATCATGAGCAGGAGGACAGCCACACAAACAACCTGCACCTGCCACCTGATGCAATTCGCATGGTGGGCATACGCAAAGTGGCGGGGGAGCACCTG GGTGTGACGTTCAAGGTGGAGGGTGGTGAGCTGATAATAGCCCGCATCCTCCATGGAGGGATGATCGATCAGCAAGGACTGctgcatgttggagatatcatcAAAGAG GTGAATGGACGAGAGGTGGGCCAGGATGCCAGGGTGCTACAGGAGGAGCTGCAAGCAGCCAGTGGAAGTGTAGTTTTGAAGATACTGCCCAGCTACCATGAAGCCATACCACCAAGACAG GTGTTCTTTAAGTGTCACTATAGCTACGACCCAGCCAACGACAACCTGATCCCCTGTAAGGAGGCAGGCTTAAGGTTTGAGACAGGAGACATCCTGCAGATAGTCAACCAGGATGACATCAACTGGTGGCAG GCCCGTCATGTGGAAGGTGGTAGTGCAGGGCTGATCCCCAGTCAGTTgctggaggagaagagaaaagcATTCGTCAAGAGAGATGTGGAACTGGCGCCAGCAG GAAATCTTTGTACTGGCGTtggagggaagaagaagaagaaaatgatgTATGTGACCACAAAAAATGCAG AGTTTGACAGACATGAGATATTGCTCTATGAAGAGGTAGCCAAGGTTCCACCTTTCAAGAGGAAAACTCTGATTTTGATTGGTGCTCAAGGTGTGGGGCGGCGGAGACTGAAGAACAAGCTTCTACTGAGGGATCCTTTACTCTTTGGCACCACCATTCCAT ACACCTCCAGAAAGCCCAAAAAAGAAGATCGCGAGAATCGAATGTATGCCTTCACCAGCCGCAGCAAGATGGAGACTGACATCAAGAACGGGCGCTACCTTGAACATGGAGAGTACGATGGCAACCTGTATGGAATCAAGATCGACTCCATACATGAGGTGGTGGAGGCAGGACGCGTCTGCATACTGGATGCTAACCCTCAG TCTCTCAAGGTACTGAGGACCTCAGAGTTCTTGCCCTATGTGGTGTTCCTTCAGTCTCCAGAGTTCGAGGTGCTCAAGGCCATGAACCACTCAGCTGTAGAGGCAGGGGTGGTTCCTAAGACACTGACG GATGAAGAGCTGCAAAGGACTTGCGATGAGAGCACCAAAATCCAGGCGGCCTACGATCATTACTTTGACCTCAGCATAATTAACGACAACCTGGACGAGACCTACCGCACCGTCAAGGCCGCCCTGGAAACGGTTTCTAAAAACCCCCAGTGGGTTCCTGTTACCTGGGTTTTCTAG